Below is a window of Gammaproteobacteria bacterium DNA.
ACCTCTTTTCGCTTATGATGAACAAGGTATTGTTCAGTATTGATCCTCATTTTCCAAGACGCTTTCTCCTGGTTTGAGAATTGGGTGGACTATTCCAGGAAAGCACCAGGTTCAAATCAATAAATTAAAATATATGACTTCGATGGCTTCTGCCTCATTTTCTCAGCATTTAGTTGCTAAATATTTGCAAAACGGCGGCTATGAAAGACATCGTCGCAAACTCAGGAAAGCGCTTCAACACAATACGCATGAAATGATGCATGCCATACAGGGTTATTTCCCTCAAGGTACACAAGTAACGCTTCCTCAAGGTGGCGGATTGCTTTGGGTGCGATTACCTGAATATGTTGATATGAATTTACTAACTCAAGAAGCAATTAAACGGAAAATCAGTATTGTACCTGGCGAATTATTCTCAATGACACACAATTTTAAAAACTATATTCGATTTACCTCTTGGATTAATGTCGACTTAAAAGTTACAAACAGCATCAAAACACTTCAGCTAATAAAATCTCAATCTAAATAGATTAACCCCTCCATCATGACTAAGAAACTGTACTATTAAAAATAATAGCTAACTGTTTATTTTTTTCATTCTTTGTTTTATTGCACAATACCCGTCGAATACGTGAATTAAAGCGTGACTGTCTTTGACGATGATGAAATAATTACTTCATCTAGCTTAGTTCATTGAGTAGGGAAAGGGCGAGCAATTTGTGATACTCTTAAGATAGCTTTTTAAATAGGTAATGAATATGAATATTTCTCGACGGTTATCTCGTTTAGTTTTTACGGTTTTTTTGATCTTTGCTGGTTTACCTTGTATGGCAGACACCCAGCAAATTCAACCTCTTGCCTCAAAAAAACCATTTGAAGAACTTGAGTCTTCTTCAGGTGGGCGCCTGGGTTTATCTACCATCAATACAGCGAATAATACACGTATTGAATATCGTGGTGAAGAACGATTCCCTTTTTGCAGCACCGGAAAAGTCATGGTTGTTTCGACCATCTTAAAGCAAAGCGAAAATGATCCCAATTTATTGAGAAAGCAAATAACCTATGATCAAAATCAAGTGGATGAAAGTGGTTATGCGCCTATTACGAAGCAACATCTTGGAAGTGGCATGCGCGTTGGGGAACTTTGCCAAGCTGCTATGGAATATAGTGATAACACGGCGATGAATCTACTCTTGAAATTATTAGGTGGTCCTGCAGCAGTAACAGCATTTGCAAGGACTATCCCAGATGAAA
It encodes the following:
- the bla gene encoding class A beta-lactamase, which encodes MNMNISRRLSRLVFTVFLIFAGLPCMADTQQIQPLASKKPFEELESSSGGRLGLSTINTANNTRIEYRGEERFPFCSTGKVMVVSTILKQSENDPNLLRKQITYDQNQVDESGYAPITKQHLGSGMRVGELCQAAMEYSDNTAMNLLLKLLGGPAAVTAFARTIPDESFRLDRWEPELNTAIPGDVRDTTTPNAMADSLKQLALGDFLALPQREQLQTWLKNNTTGDAKIRAGVPKGWVVGDKTGSGSYGTTNDIAVIWPPNCHPIVMVVYLTQKEKNAIKHDAVIASATRLVIEELARTDQCLKRDMSDNSVN